In the Tetrapisispora phaffii CBS 4417 chromosome 7, complete genome genome, one interval contains:
- the TRM12 gene encoding tRNA(Phe) (4-demethylwyosine(37)-C(7)) aminocarboxypropyltransferase (similar to Saccharomyces cerevisiae TRM12 (YML005W); ancestral locus Anc_2.302) codes for MPFEIVTSNPQHIKSIKIELEGRSSFVKPITKEGDLTIIKTTINDPNDPLFVDSRYTAREYNASQSANLNSTGLVEYVHGFLKEQGVDEVKVKELLNTMPLRYTIYPPLLLFNYSVQRSFKHATWTAFFGAYRESSDKLFNGMLETVFSSNKLTNVAINMPIIETDIQRRPFNILPLFGDLIDKSVDLNNDKLWESPSSEDFSKTLWCHVVQNGIDQYWAPAFTMFSRGNVKEKKRILSEYVDIEGNDVVDLYAGIGYFTLSYLKRKARNVFCFELNPWSVEGLRRGIAKNKFADRAHVYCENNENSITRILEYREDLTIRHINLGLLPSSRPGWKLALDILSLPNVNASVESPLLCTLHVHENIHIEELNNSSFVERMLTELTATQPTFRYTAAHVEKIKTFAPDVWHVCIDVEVLSLDTQLSCS; via the coding sequence ATGCCCTTCGAAATAGTGACTTCAAACCCTCAACATATCAAATCTATTAAGATTGAATTGGAAGGTCGCAGCAGTTTTGTAAAACCTATCACTAAGGAGGGAGATCTCACAATAATTAAAACCACAATCAATGATCCCAATGACCCCCTGTTTGTGGATAGTCGCTATACAGCACGTGAGTACAATGCAAGCCAGAGTGCTAATTTGAATTCCACTGGCCTTGTGGAATATGTTCATGGATTTTTAAAGGAGCAAGGTGTTGATGAGGTGAAAGttaaagaattattgaatacaATGCCTCTGAGATACACTATATATCCTCCGCTGTTGCTATTTAATTATTCAGTACAAAGATCTTTCAAGCATGCAACATGGACGGCGTTTTTTGGTGCTTATCGGGAATCGAGTGACAAACTGTTCAATGGCATGTTAGAAACAGTTTTCAGCTCGAATAAGCTTACCAATGTCGCTATCAATATGCCAATCATTGAAACGGATATACAAAGGAGACCTTTCAATATTCTTCCACTATTCGGAGACTTGATTGACAAATCTGTGGATTTAAACAATGACAAACTTTGGGAGTCTCCTTCGAGTGAAGATTTCTCGAAGACACTTTGGTGCCATGTTGTACAGAATGGAATCGATCAATATTGGGCACCGGCATTTACCATGTTTAGTCGTGGTAATGTcaaagagaagaaaagaattttgAGTGAATATGTCGATATAGAAGGTAATGATGTGGTAGACTTGTACGCTGGGATTGGTTACTTTACGCTGAGCTACCTCAAACGCAAAGCCAGAAATGTGTTTTGCTTTGAATTGAATCCATGGTCAGTAGAAGGCCTGCGTAGAGGTATCGCTAAAAACAAGTTTGCCGATAGAGCGCATGTCTACTGCGAGAACAATGAAAACAGCATCACGAGGATTCTAGAATACCGCGAGGATTTAACGATACGACACATCAACCTCGGGTTACTTCCAAGCAGCAGGCCAGGATGGAAACTTGCGCTGGATATCCTATCGTTGCCGAACGTAAATGCCAGCGTCGAATCACCTTTGTTGTGCACACTTCATGTGCACGAAAACATCCACATCGAGGAACTCAATAACAGCAGTTTTGTCGAAAGGATGCTGACTGAACTCACAGCGACACAGCCAACATTCAGATACACAGCGGCACATGTAGAGAAGATCAAAACGTTTGCACCAGATGTTTGGCACGTCTGTATCGACGTCGAAGTTCTTAGCCTCGACACGCAACTCAGTTGCTCATAA
- the TPHA0G00800 gene encoding glycosyltransferase family 15 protein (similar to Saccharomyces cerevisiae KTR7 (YIL085C) and KTR5 (YNL029C); ancestral locus Anc_2.300): MSQGMRLKRFLSRIIRWRPLSLAQLLILLFTAGLTFIVVWNTEMPIPYISYDTDDMDSKRDWVFNRGCVDTQEYLQRKDYHKRNATFVILTRNEELDDMLKTIYSIESRFNQWFEYPYVFLNNEPFTEHFQNTIKENTNAKVEFGVIDESMWEFPENIRNSPAFENFLQNQGDRGILYGNQESYHKMCRFYSGFFYRHPLVAKYKWYWRLEPDVEFYCDLTYDPFFEMEKTNKKYAFTIMIPELYYTIPNLFRYTKLFIRQNKLKTGSLWKLFVDNYEIIDSKKYGEYDDFINHKDDISVKLPQEVAIDYLLNEDKNDSDGLRNLINKAKSITPLQEEKFDNEGYNLCHFWSNFEIARVDLYTNEVYEEYFQFLEESNGFWQERWGDAPIHSLGLSLILNFDEVHYFRDIGYRHGEIKHCPKNFVSDDENRSSQLPYQSKHAKYNRGFFHRYDKGHSNGNGCRCSCPPSFDVEDTAYYCMYKWFEMSFANPDTNLGDNTLPGNEHKPLEDVKDTYEEIASQFYASKGKKPPKDVGSKFHKPKVN, translated from the coding sequence ATGAGTCAAGGTATGAGGCTCAAGCGGTTCTTGAGCAGAATCATCCGATGGAGGCCTCTAAGCTTGGCACAGCTGTTGATCCTTTTGTTCACTGCCGGTTTAACTTTTATAGTGGTGTGGAATACCGAGATGCCAATTCCGTATATTTCATATGATACGGATGATATGGATTCGAAGAGAGATTGGGTCTTCAATAGAGGTTGTGTCGATACACAAGAATATCTCCAAAGGAAAGACTACCATAAAAGGAATGCAACTTTTGTAATTCTAACAAGAAATGAGGAATTAGACGATATGCTGAAAACTATTTATAGTATTGAGAGTCGTTTTAATCAGTGGTTTGAGTATCCTTATGTATTTTTAAACAATGAACCTTTCACAGAACATTTCCAAAATAccattaaagaaaataccAATGCTAAAGTAGAATTTGGTGTAATAGATGAATCAATGTGGGAATTTCCAGAGAATATAAGAAACTCTCCTGCTTTCGAAAACTTTCTACAAAACCAGGGTGACAGGGGTATTTTATATGGGAACCAGGAATCTTATCATAAAATGTGTAGATTCTATTCCGGATTCTTTTATAGACACCCTTTAGTGGCCAAATACAAATGGTACTGGAGATTAGAACCTGATGTCGAATTCTACTGTGATTTGACATACGATCCATTCTTTGAAATGGAAAagacaaataaaaaatatgcaTTCACGATTATGATCCCAGAATTATACTACACAATACCGAACTTGTTTAGATACACTAAGTTATTCATCAGACAAAACAAACTTAAAACAGGGTCTCTGTGGAAATTATTTGTCGACAATTATGAAATTATAGATAGTAAAAAATATGGTGAATATGATGACTTCATAAATCATAAGGATGATATTTCAGTAAAATTACCACAAGAAGTTGCAATTGATTATCTGCTTAACGAAGATAAAAACGATTCTGATGGATTAAGaaatttgattaataaGGCTAAGTCGATAACCCCCCTTCAAGAGGAGAAGTTTGATAACGAAGGTTATAACTTATGTCATTTCTGGagtaattttgaaattgcaAGAGTTGATCTTTATACGAATGAAGTTTATGAGGAATACTTCCAATTCCTCGAAGAGAGTAACGGGTTTTGGCAAGAAAGATGGGGTGATGCACCTATACATTCCTTAGGTCTctcattaatattaaacttTGATGAAGTACATTATTTTAGAGATATTGGTTATAGACATGGTGAAATCAAGCATTGCCCTAAGAACTTTGTTAGCGATGATGAGAATAGATCTTCCCAACTGCCGTATCAATCCAAACATGCTAAATATAACAGAGGCTTTTTCCATAGATATGACAAGGGGCATTCTAATGGTAATGGTTGCAGATGTAGTTGCCCCCCATCATTTGATGTTGAAGACACTGCATATTATTGCATGTACAAATGGTTTGAAATGTCGTTTGCAAACCCTGACACCAATTTAGGAGACAACACACTTCCCGGTAACGAACATAAACCTTTAGAAGACGTCAAAGACACATATGAAGAGATTGCTAGTCAATTTTATGCATCAAAAGGTAAGAAGCCTCCCAAAGATGTAGGATCGAAATTTCATAAACCTAAAGTGAACTAA